The Chryseobacterium aureum genome contains a region encoding:
- a CDS encoding DUF2867 domain-containing protein has translation MYKGKKDFDYMDSFEGELTERGRNVDITAVGKAFFTSGPVWGKKMFAFRNKIVGLFGLKTGAEKEKKQPGNDAQYEVGERIGLFKVFDKTNNEIILGEDDRHLDFRVSLLFDKNEDEEENSLTISTTVKFHNWLGVLYFLPVRPFHKLIVPAMLKNMIHKLERAN, from the coding sequence TTGTACAAAGGAAAAAAAGATTTTGATTATATGGATAGCTTTGAAGGAGAACTGACGGAGAGAGGCAGGAATGTAGATATTACAGCAGTTGGAAAAGCTTTCTTTACAAGCGGACCCGTTTGGGGAAAGAAAATGTTTGCTTTCAGGAATAAAATAGTCGGATTATTCGGGCTGAAAACCGGAGCTGAAAAAGAAAAGAAGCAGCCAGGGAATGATGCTCAATATGAAGTGGGAGAACGGATAGGGCTTTTTAAAGTTTTTGATAAAACGAATAACGAAATTATTCTGGGAGAAGATGACAGGCATCTGGATTTCCGGGTTTCCCTTTTATTTGACAAAAATGAGGATGAGGAAGAAAATTCCCTTACGATCTCCACTACGGTAAAATTTCATAATTGGCTGGGCGTGCTGTATTTTTTGCCTGTCCGTCCTTTTCATAAGCTTATTGTACCTGCTATGCTCAAAAATATGATACATAAGCTGGAAAGAGCAAATTAG
- a CDS encoding methionine aminotransferase yields MIQLPLSKLSNVGTTIFSQMTQLANENEAINLSQGFPDFMPDPELLNHVDHFIKKGFNQYAPLGGMIGLKEEIARKIENSHQAVYHPDAEITVTAGGTQAIFTAIASFIKKDDEVIIFEPAYDCYEPTVELFGGIVKRFEMKAPDYEIDWTAVKNLVNDKTRMIILNNPNNPSGKILKEQDIQELIRLVKDTSILILSDEVYENIVFDGKQHVSICKYPELKERSLLVASFGKLFHVTGWKVGYCAAPKSLTDEFRKVHQFNVFCVNTPIQLALAEYMKNEAHYAHLNQFFQEKRDFLRKGLAGTSFDLLDCEGTYFQAVKYDKISDKNDFDFASELTITHKVASVPFSSFYKNKLNENVIRLCFAKKQETLERAIENLSKI; encoded by the coding sequence ATGATACAACTTCCTTTGTCTAAACTTTCCAATGTAGGAACTACTATTTTCAGCCAGATGACTCAGCTTGCCAATGAAAATGAAGCCATTAACCTGTCCCAGGGATTTCCTGACTTTATGCCTGACCCGGAATTACTCAATCATGTAGACCATTTTATTAAAAAAGGATTTAACCAGTATGCTCCGCTGGGAGGGATGATTGGCCTGAAGGAAGAAATTGCCCGGAAAATAGAAAACAGCCATCAGGCAGTGTACCATCCGGATGCTGAAATAACCGTTACAGCTGGCGGAACGCAGGCTATTTTCACCGCTATTGCGTCTTTTATCAAGAAAGATGATGAAGTGATCATTTTTGAACCGGCCTATGATTGTTATGAACCTACCGTAGAACTTTTCGGAGGGATTGTAAAACGTTTTGAAATGAAGGCTCCGGATTACGAAATAGACTGGACCGCTGTAAAAAATCTGGTGAATGACAAAACCAGAATGATTATTCTTAACAATCCCAACAACCCCTCCGGAAAAATCCTGAAAGAACAAGATATACAAGAACTTATCCGGCTGGTAAAAGATACATCCATTCTTATTTTAAGTGACGAAGTCTATGAAAATATTGTTTTTGACGGAAAACAGCATGTAAGCATCTGCAAATACCCGGAACTGAAAGAAAGAAGCCTTCTTGTAGCCTCTTTCGGGAAACTTTTCCATGTTACCGGATGGAAAGTGGGTTATTGTGCTGCACCCAAAAGCTTAACTGATGAATTCAGGAAAGTGCATCAGTTCAATGTTTTCTGTGTAAACACCCCTATTCAGCTTGCTTTGGCAGAATACATGAAAAATGAAGCGCATTACGCCCATCTGAACCAGTTTTTCCAGGAAAAAAGAGATTTTCTGAGAAAAGGTCTGGCCGGAACTTCTTTTGACCTGCTGGATTGTGAAGGAACCTATTTTCAGGCGGTAAAATATGATAAGATTTCAGATAAAAATGATTTCGATTTTGCATCAGAACTTACGATCACTCATAAGGTAGCGAGCGTTCCTTTTTCTTCATTCTATAAAAATAAGCTGAACGAAAATGTAATCAGATTATGTTTTGCGAAAAAGCAGGAAACTCTGGAAAGAGCCATTGAAAATTTATCAAAGATTTAA
- a CDS encoding SDR family NAD(P)-dependent oxidoreductase — protein MNTKTKIALVTGGSRGLGKNSALKIAQKGLDVVITYKSNKEEADKVVEEIQSMGRKAAAYQLDTKNTKSFETFVKTLGDYLEGKTGSRNIDYLVNNAGTALYAPIPDVTEEQLDDMVDIHFKGVFFLTQKLLPFINDGGGIINVSSGLARFAVPGSSVYGSMKAAVDMLTKYQAKELGARKIKSNVVAPGAIETDFGGGRTRDDAQVNSMISANTALGRAGLPDDIGGVVAFLCTEDARWINGQRIEVSGGMFL, from the coding sequence ATGAACACAAAAACAAAAATTGCATTAGTAACAGGCGGAAGCCGTGGGTTGGGAAAAAACTCAGCGCTTAAAATAGCTCAAAAAGGATTAGATGTGGTAATTACCTATAAGAGCAATAAAGAAGAAGCTGATAAAGTAGTAGAAGAAATCCAGTCAATGGGCAGAAAAGCCGCAGCTTATCAATTAGACACAAAAAACACAAAAAGTTTTGAAACTTTTGTTAAAACGCTGGGAGATTATCTGGAAGGAAAAACCGGAAGCAGAAATATTGATTATCTGGTGAATAATGCAGGTACAGCTCTATATGCCCCGATTCCTGATGTTACAGAAGAGCAATTGGATGACATGGTTGATATTCATTTCAAAGGAGTATTTTTCCTGACTCAAAAATTGTTGCCGTTCATCAATGATGGTGGCGGAATTATTAACGTATCTTCAGGATTGGCAAGATTTGCCGTACCGGGATCTTCAGTATATGGTTCTATGAAAGCCGCTGTTGATATGCTGACAAAATATCAGGCAAAAGAACTGGGAGCAAGAAAAATCAAATCTAACGTTGTAGCTCCGGGGGCTATTGAAACCGATTTCGGAGGTGGAAGAACAAGAGATGATGCCCAGGTAAACTCAATGATTTCGGCCAATACAGCTTTAGGCAGAGCCGGACTTCCTGATGATATTGGCGGAGTAGTAGCCTTCCTTTGTACGGAAGATGCAAGATGGATCAACGGCCAGAGAATTGAAGTTTCCGGAGGAATGTTTTTATAA
- a CDS encoding helix-turn-helix domain-containing protein gives MEKVTHTSLEDFYREMAAKLGKDLESIFPKGLHKDIGHFNVFDIRQTIERVRTTSEMPYNRRKYYKISLIRGKNRAEYADKIIPIKQNALLFATPKVPYHWVPEDPDQSGSFCVFTEDFFIKAQSQFSLEDLPIFQPGNIPVFEIDDELADEIEILFAKVKKEIDSDYIFKYDLIRNYVLELIHYGQKLQPAAKLSATNDASLRVVSLFIELLERQFPIESSDQRLQLKTAKDYADRLAVHVNYLNKKLKESTGKTTTEFISDRIIQEAKILLRQTKWNVSEISYALGFEEIAHFSNFFKRKTLCTPMEFRS, from the coding sequence ATGGAAAAAGTAACCCATACTTCACTGGAAGATTTCTACAGAGAAATGGCTGCCAAATTAGGCAAAGACCTGGAGAGTATTTTCCCAAAAGGTCTTCATAAAGATATCGGACACTTTAATGTTTTTGATATAAGACAGACCATTGAAAGAGTAAGAACTACTTCAGAAATGCCCTATAACAGGAGGAAGTATTACAAAATAAGTCTTATCAGAGGAAAAAACAGAGCTGAATATGCAGACAAGATCATTCCGATAAAGCAAAATGCCCTGTTGTTTGCCACTCCTAAAGTTCCCTATCACTGGGTGCCGGAAGATCCTGATCAGTCTGGGAGCTTCTGTGTGTTTACAGAAGATTTCTTTATCAAGGCACAATCGCAGTTTTCATTGGAAGATCTGCCTATATTTCAGCCGGGTAATATTCCTGTGTTTGAAATTGACGATGAACTGGCAGATGAAATTGAAATTCTGTTCGCAAAAGTAAAAAAGGAAATAGATTCCGATTATATTTTTAAATATGACCTGATCAGGAATTATGTGCTGGAGCTGATTCATTACGGACAGAAATTACAGCCTGCTGCAAAACTTTCAGCTACAAATGATGCTTCCCTAAGAGTAGTATCTTTATTTATAGAACTCCTTGAAAGACAGTTTCCCATTGAATCCTCAGATCAGAGATTACAGCTGAAAACAGCTAAAGATTATGCCGACAGATTGGCTGTTCACGTTAATTATTTGAATAAAAAATTAAAAGAAAGTACCGGAAAAACAACCACTGAATTTATTTCTGACCGGATTATTCAGGAAGCTAAGATTCTCTTAAGGCAAACCAAATGGAATGTTTCAGAAATTTCATATGCCCTGGGTTTTGAAGAAATAGCCCATTTTTCTAATTTTTTCAAAAGAAAAACCTTATGTACACCTATGGAATTTCGCTCATGA
- a CDS encoding MBL fold metallo-hydrolase, which yields MKTFLKVVKRTLIAILSLALMMIFITWFYMKKPQFGALPEGERLELIKKSPHYKEGKFRNLEEKPTITEGYSMLGEIWTSLTKEFPHTEPLDAIPSIKTDLKSIPADENVMVWFGHSSFFLQLNGVKILADPVFSGKASPLPWGVKAYKGSDIYTADDMPEIDYMLLSHDHYDHLDYETVSALQAKVKYVICGLGAGAHYERWGYAKQQIIEKDWGEKIQVKPGFAIFAESTHHDGGRGFKSSQALWLSFFIQSPGMNVYYSGDGGYSGRFKQIAAKYPAIDWAVMECGQYNKAWQSVHELPEEVALASAELNAKNMLPVHHSKFTLARHPWNEPLERISGLSQGKPYRLATPMIGEKIRLNDNAQQFKQWWKSIK from the coding sequence ATGAAGACATTTTTAAAAGTAGTAAAAAGGACATTAATTGCTATACTGTCCCTTGCCCTTATGATGATTTTTATAACCTGGTTTTACATGAAGAAACCACAATTTGGGGCATTACCGGAAGGAGAAAGGCTGGAACTCATCAAAAAATCACCCCATTATAAAGAAGGAAAATTCAGAAATCTGGAAGAAAAGCCAACGATTACTGAAGGATATAGCATGCTGGGAGAAATATGGACCTCCCTTACAAAAGAATTTCCCCATACAGAGCCTTTAGATGCTATTCCTTCTATAAAAACTGATCTGAAATCCATCCCGGCCGACGAAAATGTAATGGTTTGGTTCGGACATTCTTCATTCTTTTTACAGCTGAATGGCGTGAAGATTCTTGCAGACCCTGTTTTCAGCGGTAAAGCATCGCCACTGCCATGGGGAGTAAAAGCTTACAAAGGAAGCGATATTTATACAGCAGACGATATGCCGGAAATAGATTATATGCTGCTTTCACACGATCATTACGACCATCTGGATTATGAAACCGTATCCGCATTACAGGCTAAAGTAAAATATGTTATTTGCGGATTGGGAGCCGGAGCTCATTATGAAAGATGGGGGTATGCAAAACAGCAGATCATTGAAAAGGACTGGGGCGAAAAAATACAGGTGAAGCCTGGTTTTGCCATTTTTGCGGAAAGCACTCATCATGACGGCGGAAGAGGATTTAAAAGCTCACAGGCTTTGTGGCTTTCATTTTTTATTCAGTCTCCCGGGATGAATGTTTATTACAGTGGAGATGGTGGGTATAGTGGTCGTTTCAAACAGATTGCAGCAAAATATCCCGCAATCGATTGGGCTGTCATGGAGTGCGGTCAATACAATAAAGCATGGCAGTCCGTACATGAATTACCTGAAGAAGTTGCTCTGGCATCAGCAGAATTGAACGCAAAAAATATGCTGCCCGTTCACCACTCCAAATTTACCTTAGCAAGGCATCCCTGGAATGAGCCTTTGGAACGTATTTCAGGATTATCTCAGGGAAAACCATACCGTCTTGCCACTCCCATGATTGGTGAAAAGATAAGGTTAAATGACAATGCACAGCAGTTTAAGCAATGGTGGAAAAGTATAAAATGA
- the ychF gene encoding redox-regulated ATPase YchF, with protein sequence MKCGIVGLPNVGKSTLFNCLSNAKAQSANYPFCTIEPNLGTVSVPDQRLFELEKIVKPERVLPAVVEIVDIAGLVKGASKGEGLGNQFLANIRECEAIIHVLRCFDNGNIVHVEGSVDPLRDKEIIDIELQLKDLETVGKAVEKAKKFIKSGKKEDILTYETLQNLQKFLEDGKNAREFAVDDFTKSIIGEVQLLTNKPVLYVCNVDENSIKNGNEWIGKIEEMAKGEGAEVVVLAAQIEADINELETFEEREIFLDELGLTEPGVNRLIRKAYDLLKLQTYFTAGVKEVRAWTIGQGWTAPQAAGVIHTDFEKGFIRAEVIKYNDYITYGSEVKIKEAGKLSVEGKEYIVQDGDIMHFRFNV encoded by the coding sequence ATGAAATGTGGAATCGTAGGCCTGCCGAATGTAGGTAAATCAACACTTTTTAACTGTCTGAGCAACGCAAAAGCCCAATCAGCCAACTATCCTTTCTGTACTATTGAGCCGAACCTTGGGACGGTTTCTGTACCGGATCAGAGATTGTTTGAACTGGAGAAAATCGTAAAGCCTGAAAGAGTTTTACCAGCGGTAGTTGAGATTGTTGATATTGCAGGTCTTGTGAAAGGAGCCAGCAAAGGAGAAGGATTGGGGAATCAGTTCCTGGCTAATATCCGCGAGTGTGAAGCGATTATTCACGTGTTAAGATGTTTTGACAATGGAAATATCGTTCACGTAGAAGGTTCCGTAGATCCGTTAAGAGATAAAGAAATTATTGATATAGAGCTTCAGCTGAAAGACCTTGAAACCGTAGGAAAGGCAGTAGAGAAAGCTAAAAAGTTCATCAAATCAGGGAAGAAAGAAGATATCCTTACTTACGAAACCCTTCAAAACTTACAGAAATTCCTTGAGGATGGTAAAAATGCAAGAGAATTTGCTGTAGATGATTTTACAAAATCAATCATTGGAGAAGTTCAGTTATTGACCAATAAGCCGGTGCTTTACGTTTGTAATGTAGATGAAAATTCTATTAAAAACGGAAATGAGTGGATTGGTAAGATCGAAGAAATGGCTAAAGGTGAAGGAGCAGAGGTCGTAGTATTGGCAGCACAGATTGAAGCAGATATCAACGAGCTTGAAACTTTCGAAGAAAGAGAAATTTTCCTTGATGAGCTGGGACTTACTGAACCGGGAGTAAACCGTTTGATCAGAAAAGCGTATGACCTTTTAAAGCTTCAGACTTATTTTACAGCTGGGGTAAAAGAAGTAAGAGCATGGACTATCGGACAGGGATGGACTGCACCACAGGCTGCGGGAGTAATTCACACCGATTTTGAAAAAGGGTTTATCCGTGCAGAAGTCATCAAGTATAATGATTATATCACTTACGGCTCTGAAGTAAAGATCAAAGAAGCCGGAAAACTTTCTGTGGAAGGTAAAGAATATATTGTACAGGATGGGGACATCATGCACTTCAGATTCAATGTATAA
- a CDS encoding ferritin, translated as MNTKRLSDNMEKALSDQMNKEIHASHVFLSYGIWADDKGYQGIANFLYRHAQEERNHSIKFMEYILNRGGKPKVNAIPAPPADPESLTACFDGVFKHEVDNTTAIYRIADLSMEEKDWATWNFMQWFVQEQIEEETLAQNLIDKLKIAGGDRATDESLFTLDKTLQETPNDVPLAQSATGDNP; from the coding sequence ATGAATACCAAAAGACTTTCCGATAACATGGAAAAAGCACTCAGTGACCAAATGAATAAAGAAATTCACGCATCACATGTTTTTTTATCGTATGGAATTTGGGCTGATGATAAAGGATATCAGGGAATCGCCAATTTCCTTTACCGCCATGCTCAGGAAGAAAGAAATCATTCAATCAAATTCATGGAATATATTCTTAACCGGGGTGGTAAACCAAAAGTAAACGCTATTCCGGCCCCTCCGGCAGATCCCGAAAGCCTTACCGCCTGTTTTGACGGAGTTTTTAAACATGAAGTGGATAATACAACCGCTATTTACAGAATTGCAGACCTTTCTATGGAAGAAAAAGACTGGGCAACCTGGAATTTTATGCAGTGGTTTGTACAGGAGCAGATTGAAGAAGAAACATTAGCACAGAATTTAATAGATAAACTGAAAATTGCAGGAGGAGACAGGGCTACTGATGAATCTTTATTTACTTTAGATAAAACTTTACAGGAAACACCGAATGATGTTCCCCTGGCTCAGAGTGCCACAGGAGATAATCCGTAA
- a CDS encoding glycoside hydrolase family 10 protein codes for MKISNIKVVYLLGVLASFSTACTANNNSLKGTPAKNTAKPNTNISKPKDPVTTVKPVTPVPPVDENFRTVLPEIKREFRGAWIASVANINWPSRNDLTVEQQKAEAISMLDMLKDNNFNAAIFQIRPSADALYTSNIEPWSYFLTGETGTAPSPNYDPLQFWIEEAHKRGLELHVWLNPYRAHHTNGGAVNKLSMANKLSDIVVRLKNGMYWFDPANPKTQGHVSNVVKDIVKRYDIDAVHFDDYFYPYATYNRGADFPDNATWNAYVSSGGTLSRADWRRDNVNKFVERIYKEIHAEKNNVKFGISPFGIWKPGYPAGIVGSSQYDELYADAKLWLNKGWVDYFSPQLYWPVDSKGQSFEALLSWWQSENTMNRHLWPGLNTVEIKVSDRPAEIKNQIAISRNILKNDAGEIHWSIAGLTKNANMLPALKNGPYNEKALVPKSPWIKAVPLQTPTLFIADNGSFAQTSWSTKNAADVFLWALFTQYNGVWQTEILTLDTLSKDIPKFKDGKKLNAIAIKAIDRLGNESDYTARKMK; via the coding sequence ATGAAAATCAGTAATATAAAAGTAGTTTATCTGCTGGGAGTTTTGGCATCTTTCAGTACTGCATGTACCGCAAATAATAATTCCCTTAAAGGAACGCCTGCAAAAAATACAGCAAAACCTAATACTAATATATCAAAACCTAAAGATCCGGTTACCACGGTAAAGCCTGTAACTCCGGTTCCCCCAGTTGACGAAAACTTCAGAACGGTTCTTCCGGAAATCAAAAGAGAATTCCGTGGAGCATGGATCGCGAGTGTGGCCAATATCAACTGGCCTTCAAGAAATGATCTTACGGTGGAACAGCAGAAGGCAGAAGCAATCAGTATGCTTGATATGCTGAAAGATAATAATTTTAATGCAGCTATCTTCCAGATCAGACCTTCCGCAGATGCACTCTATACCAGTAATATCGAGCCATGGTCTTACTTTCTGACCGGAGAAACAGGAACTGCTCCTTCTCCTAACTATGATCCGCTTCAGTTCTGGATTGAAGAAGCCCACAAAAGAGGACTGGAGCTTCATGTCTGGTTAAATCCTTACCGTGCCCATCATACCAACGGTGGAGCTGTGAATAAGTTGTCGATGGCAAACAAGCTTTCTGATATTGTGGTAAGATTAAAAAACGGAATGTACTGGTTTGATCCGGCTAATCCAAAAACACAGGGCCATGTATCCAATGTCGTGAAAGACATTGTCAAAAGATACGATATTGATGCTGTTCACTTTGACGATTATTTCTATCCTTATGCCACCTATAACAGAGGTGCGGATTTTCCGGATAATGCTACATGGAATGCCTATGTAAGCAGTGGAGGTACCTTATCCAGAGCAGACTGGAGAAGAGATAACGTAAATAAATTTGTAGAACGGATCTATAAAGAAATTCATGCAGAAAAAAATAATGTAAAATTCGGAATCAGCCCGTTCGGAATCTGGAAACCCGGATATCCCGCAGGTATTGTAGGTTCCTCTCAGTATGACGAATTGTATGCAGATGCCAAGCTATGGCTGAATAAAGGCTGGGTAGATTATTTCTCACCGCAGCTTTACTGGCCTGTAGATTCCAAAGGACAAAGTTTTGAGGCACTTCTAAGCTGGTGGCAGTCTGAAAATACAATGAACCGCCATTTATGGCCGGGACTGAATACCGTTGAGATTAAAGTATCAGACCGTCCTGCGGAAATTAAAAATCAGATTGCAATCTCCAGAAATATCCTGAAGAATGATGCCGGAGAAATTCACTGGAGCATTGCCGGATTAACCAAAAATGCCAATATGCTTCCTGCTCTGAAAAACGGACCATATAATGAAAAAGCACTGGTACCGAAATCTCCATGGATAAAAGCTGTACCATTGCAGACACCTACCTTATTCATTGCCGATAACGGAAGCTTTGCACAGACCAGCTGGAGCACCAAAAATGCTGCGGATGTTTTCCTGTGGGCTCTTTTTACTCAGTACAACGGAGTATGGCAGACAGAAATTCTAACACTGGATACCCTTTCAAAAGACATTCCCAAATTTAAAGACGGTAAAAAACTGAACGCAATTGCTATTAAAGCCATCGACAGATTAGGAAATGAAAGTGATTATACAGCCCGAAAAATGAAATAA
- a CDS encoding MFS transporter: MDTIRITPQNNIFTIITASSAGTLIEWYDMFLAILLAGTLSVNLFPAGESHFLETLAVVVSSFMFRPIGSLIFGNIGDRIGRKSSFLLSLVLMGASTFLIGCIPHFSTIGWAAPILLLICRLMQGLAISGEYAGAVIYVAEHAPAHKRGFYTGFIQATVPVGLLVCLGIIFMVKSIMSESDFTAFGWRIPFLLSSVLVLLSFFARKKLHESPVFEELKKAGKTSKAPIKDAFTTKGNIRTMLKAIFGGNAAQSSVMQTSLFVTLFFMQRSVKLEENTVLVITGVVTLFSTYFYQYFGALSDKIGRKKVLIGGLVSSLILIPLSFYLFMKIGNPEGLTEVHAISNSAVLQIMGISFLLSVAGAATYGPLGAFMLEIFPTKIRYTSMGFSQNMGNGCIGGATTFITELIKTSFMVSAALSPFIGLIYPVFLVVVAIIVNVLFIPETYKTDLTENHDE, translated from the coding sequence ATGGATACAATAAGAATTACCCCTCAAAATAATATATTTACGATCATTACAGCATCATCCGCAGGAACTCTGATTGAGTGGTATGACATGTTTCTTGCCATACTCCTTGCAGGTACGCTGTCAGTAAACCTATTCCCCGCCGGAGAATCTCATTTTCTTGAAACCTTGGCAGTGGTGGTTTCATCATTTATGTTCCGGCCTATTGGCTCTCTTATCTTCGGTAATATCGGAGATAGAATAGGAAGAAAATCTTCCTTTCTTCTTTCACTGGTCCTAATGGGGGCTTCCACATTTTTAATAGGCTGTATTCCTCATTTTTCCACGATAGGTTGGGCGGCTCCCATTCTCCTGCTGATCTGCAGGCTGATGCAGGGGCTGGCTATCAGTGGTGAATATGCAGGTGCGGTGATATACGTAGCGGAGCATGCTCCTGCCCATAAAAGAGGATTTTATACCGGATTTATACAGGCTACGGTTCCGGTAGGCCTTTTGGTGTGTCTAGGCATTATTTTTATGGTAAAAAGTATAATGTCCGAATCTGATTTTACTGCTTTTGGGTGGAGAATTCCCTTTCTTTTAAGTTCTGTTTTGGTGCTGCTCAGCTTTTTTGCAAGAAAAAAACTTCATGAAAGTCCGGTTTTTGAAGAGCTTAAAAAAGCCGGAAAAACAAGCAAAGCCCCAATAAAAGATGCTTTCACTACAAAAGGTAATATCAGAACAATGTTAAAAGCCATATTCGGGGGTAATGCTGCACAAAGTTCAGTAATGCAGACCAGCCTTTTTGTAACCTTATTTTTTATGCAGCGTTCTGTAAAACTTGAAGAAAATACAGTTTTAGTGATTACCGGTGTTGTTACGCTTTTCAGTACTTATTTTTACCAGTATTTTGGTGCTTTAAGTGATAAGATAGGACGCAAAAAAGTTCTTATTGGAGGACTGGTTTCCAGTCTGATCCTGATTCCGCTTTCTTTTTACCTTTTCATGAAAATTGGAAATCCGGAAGGGCTTACTGAAGTACATGCCATTAGTAATAGTGCAGTTTTACAGATAATGGGGATCAGTTTTCTGCTTTCCGTTGCAGGAGCCGCCACCTATGGGCCGCTGGGTGCTTTTATGCTTGAAATTTTTCCTACAAAAATAAGATATACAAGTATGGGATTCTCCCAGAATATGGGAAACGGCTGCATAGGAGGGGCTACCACCTTTATAACCGAACTTATAAAGACATCCTTTATGGTAAGTGCCGCACTATCTCCTTTTATTGGTTTAATTTATCCTGTCTTTCTGGTTGTGGTTGCCATTATCGTTAACGTGTTGTTTATCCCCGAAACCTATAAGACAGATCTTACAGAAAATCATGATGAATAA